The following DNA comes from Triplophysa dalaica isolate WHDGS20190420 chromosome 10, ASM1584641v1, whole genome shotgun sequence.
TGAAATCCTATAAATCCAAATGCTGTATATGCTTGGAGTTAGGAaagttgatatatatttttctttacagtaaGGGACCAGATCGCAGGGCTCCTGCAAAGAGCCCTGATCATCGATTCTCTCTCCTGGATATACGGACCACCCCCCCCCACAGAGAGAAATTACCGATACTAATGTGATTGTCTTTTCAGACTGTTTGCATACATAAGAGACGACTCTAGAGATACTTAGCCGTTTGCTAGACCCTGTAGCATCCCCAAGGATGATAAAAGACGACATCTGtgacctttttttatttgtaattgtaAGTACTACTACTGCTTTTTGTAAACGGTGGTCCTACATGAATATTCTTAATTGTCTTGCTCATTGAATTCGCAGACCGGGCGACGGGAGGATTCGTAACATTTGCGAAATGTCAGAAGCCATGCCCAGAGTCCGACACCACCAAGACCTTTTCTTTATccttttgaaaaaacaaacacacaaaaaaaccttAAAACTCGAATGTATTCTCATGTTAGCCTTTAAAATCGGGTGGAGGGGTGTACGTTTAGTGCGTTTAGTTCGATATTAGCCTTAAAGCAGACAAAATGGATCTGTGTTCTCATTCAATCGCGTAGCAACAAAAATCATCCGTTCCACATCGAGATAATTTTATGAATGTGTAGACTGTTATGCGACCCTatttgctgttgttgtttttttgttagttttgcGCAGTCATGTTGTTAGTTGGCAGTTTCTTGTGTTGGGGCCACAAATCATGACCAAAGTTGTTCGTTCGGCAGTTTCAAAGACTATAAACGTGTTAGACTTTTGTGTTAATGTTGAGTCGTACATGCGCTCTCTGGTTGACCTGTGACTGACGAATCCCTCAGCCAATAACACTGTTCATTCTCTGTGCCTATTAGAGCTCTTTATTTTGACTCCTCCCACAATTTGAGTTCTGATCAAGTCTGCTAACGCTGTTATATAAATTCTCTGGTGTGCATTCAATATGTGATTTAGATTTTTCTCCCTAatctttgttttgtattatgacatgtattcatttttttgacTATGTACAaatttattagaaatatttatttatgctgaAGAGTTATTTCGTTTtcgttctttttttattttttatacgtttttttaagataaaaggTCCCTCTGTCAGAGAGGTGAGGGGGGGGTTTCCCTCATACGCCATCTGTTAGCAACTCGGCAGTTGGGACCCACAATGCTGTCCCATGAGATGCGCACACGTCATCTCATGTCCCGGCATGAGGAGGAGTAGAGTAAAAtgacattgtatttattaaatattgttttaacataaataaacttgactCCTGTATTGAGAATACGGTTCCATCACTCTGTCTCGTTGCGTTTTTTCaactttttgtaaaaataaaaatcagttaTCGTGTTTGAAAGTGTCTCCTTATCTTGATAAAAGATaagaataatgatttataatttaagtTGTTGGGATTTTGACGAAAAGATCAGTCTGACTTCAACACAAATAGATATGGAAAGTACGCTGTATTCTTatattttcaaacagagatggcgataaagATGGCTAAAGTTACGGATTGCtgctttatataataaaaagaaaaacagttgcACAAGAAATTactaattatttatattaacagttaaatatacaaaataaaaatgtattataaatgcttttttttagtTAAACGGAATAGTTTAATTTGTATTGCCGAAAAAATTACACAACCCTCCtaacaacaaataattaaatgatgacattcaTCAATGTATATATTGTTGTACAACAAACTGTCAGAATGCATTTAAGGATAAAAAAAgttatacaaaaatacattgagtCTATTTATAAATCAGTTATAAAAATGACAAGTAGTTACAAAGCACTGTGTATCTTCTCAGATCtacaattacaaaacaaaataacaaataaaatgtctcCATTAACATGGGTCAGTAGCTCGCAGCTCAATGCTTGCAAATGAAAATGTCCATCTTTAATTTCCCAATCTTCAACAATCTCAGTACTGCTGTCGTTTCTTGGCCATATACGCATTTGTTACCTGACTCATAATAACCAGAGCGCACAATATTGGGCAAAGGGCTGCCAGGTACCAGACATACCCGCTCACATTACTGCTGAACCATGCAGAACACAATCCTAGAAACAGACTGATGCTGCCCAGCAGGTACGTCAGTAAACCTGAGGTGGCGTGGTAGCGCTTTAGTTTTGCCAGTGACCAGCCTTTGGCCAGTTTGGGATAAAGCAGAGAAAGGGCTCCCAGAGACTGCAGCACGACAACAATCACAGTTACCAAACCGATCAAACCGTGCCATGATGTGAAGTGTGGCTTCTCATTGAGGTTCTTATTGTAAGCGATGGCGATCAGACCCACAATGGCACAGAAGACACAGAGACATTGCAAAATCCAGTGTAGACGCCCTTTAGTTTTGTGCTTCAGCTTTCCAACTGGAGAGGAATGGGGATTGAACAGCAGAATGGCTTCGGTCATGAAGAAGGAAAACTGTGTTGAGGAACACAGATTCATCAGGTAAATATAAATtagattttctttattaaaggtaGTTTTTatgctagagatttaaatcctGTACGGATGTTTAACATGATACTTACAGCAAGGGTCATTAAGAACGGATGCCAGGAGAACAGACCTGTTGGCAAATATACTGACTTTTATTTGGaaatgtacaaacattttaCGCATAATATGCATTTATACTCTCTTTTATACAAATGagcattttattcattattttacttcGTTTCCAGAATTTATAATCCGTTTAACTtaattgcataaaataaaatgaacaataaaaggaaaataataatCAGATATACCATCAGATTGAATctcttttaataaaacataaacctCAAATTTTGTACTCCcacgtttaatttttttacataataacaCCTCTATGACGTCATTATAGTCCGTAAAAGGTGTGGTACACCAGGACTTTAAACTTGTGTGCATAGACTAAGTAAAGAGCAAACATATGATAAGCCTTTATTACTTTAAGAAGATCAAATATTTCTATGAATTTATATTCCTGAACCAAAATGTCTCATTAAAAGTcctcatgtgttttattgtactCACTGGATCCAGGTTTGGACAGTACAGTTATGAAGCCAGTGAATACAGCACACGTCACATGTGTACAGATGCCGCACAATGTCCTGCTGTAATAGTACAATTTAGGCTCCGATTCGTGACGCGACGACATTTTATTCTTCCGCTAGACACCTCAAATGAAGTAAAAAGGTTACAAATCTTCATATACAGGTAatttacacacatatacaatCACGTTATTGATATATATCGGCTTGAATCCATTTAAACTCCTTTCAAACGCTGAAAAATTCGAGACTTCCGCTTTCAAATCAACTTGCCAAGATAAAAGTCCTGTTACGTATTCAAGCCGAATCCTCTGTGATTCTAACAGATTTGAACAGATTTTAGCTCCAATTACCAATCGCATGCACACGTACAATAAATGTAAGACTTTTATTAAGTTCCCTTAACATCCGTTGTCTCCTTTACACGTTtaagtgacttttattttggcaatAGTTGTAAATAATTGATTCCAGATTTTCTCTGTTCTAGAAATTCCTGTGGTCATGTTGACGTGGGATTTCATGTATTTCCATCTCTTGACCTGCAGGGGTCACACGTTTTTcctgattaaaaataaatcacaattcaTTGTTATCCGTCTATCTGGGACTCTAAATTATCTCTTAAAAATAAGCacttctatttttttattataaaaaataatgacactaatctctaaaaaatattttttgtcatttttcttgtGTGGGTATGTTCCTTTATTCATAGAATTACGTATAATCTATAAAGaagatttataaataacatgatttataatgaataaattgTAATGTTTGATATTTGCATATTGATACATCTCATATTCTATAGAAGCCTATTATATAATTGGGGGTTCTGAGACTTAAATATCTAAAATAGTTACCAATGAGAACAATATAGTGATTGTTCAGCAAAATATCGCGGTAATTGGAGAATCAGACATTCACAGCCAATTACTGGATTTTTGTCCTCTACATAGCAGAATTCCTGCCCGTCCTGTGACTCGCTGGCCTTCAGCCAGACTGAACAGAGCACAAAAACCTTCTTATCTCCTACAGTGGGTCCCCATCCCTTCCTGCAGATACAACATCCGCTTGATGTCTAAAACGGTCCCATGTTGAATCAAGTCCCAAAGAGTTGTGCCAAcctgcatgtgtatgtgttcattgTCAACACTACGCAATTATGCAAAAATACATGAAagaataaatgaagatattcaattattttataaaacacccATAATGCACCCACAGGTTCAGAATATAAATCCAGAGGGTTCGTTTCTAATCCCGTATGAAATTATGTCTGCTCTAAATCGAGAGCGACATCTGTAGTAGGACAGATCACGTCAGATTAAGCGTTAATCTGTCTGGCGCGCATGCGCAGAGAGAGCAGGTCTGGTCGGAACGGACAGAGTGCGCGCGAGGAGATGAAACCGTCGAGCCGCGTTTCGCACCGAGAGTGACGCGCACAGACACGATACGGAAAAACTGAAGCGGTTTGAGGAACAGCCCTGACTGCGAGGTTTCGTTTTTTGTACGAGTTTTTGACTCTAACGAGACATACTTTTCTTTGCTTGCGCAATCCAGTCGCGTCCTCTCCACGCTGATACGCGCGATGCCCACAGATTACGCGTAATTTGTGATTTCGTGAACTCAATTTTGAGAAATTTCAGGCGTTTCCAGTAGTCTATACCTTTATAATTCGTTTGAAGCTTAATAAGTTATTTGTTTCGGTTTAAGGTAAGTTGTTCCTCTACTGAAACTTTGACAGGGATTGCAAAATGCAAGTGCATTTtacaatcatcatttaatcactaCTTATTGTtgtacttttataaataaaatgaaaaagttaacGCTTGTTCACAGCAATCCATCGTCAAATACGAGTAATACAATATCATATGTATTTTGGTATGTTTAGttcgtttttatatattttgattcTACTCTAGTttgcattgtttacatttgtgtatatttatgcaatgttttgtttatttctgtgatttatttgacgctaaatataattcaataaatgtcacatttttcgcattaactgtttattttttatttatctttacatGAATTACCCTACATAGATGATTCTCTactaatattatatttacattttatcaaattaatatttgaattcatttttttgtcttattcGAGTCTCATAGATCAATTggacattttcacatttattatttctgtttatttataatttatacattaatcatattttataaattatttttaatttctatgttttttatttatatttatctacatatttatttatatgtgtattcattttttgtgcGTTATTTATTTGCTTTGCATCTTTGACCCAGTTTTAAACCCCTCTCTATTCAGTTCTGTAGGCCTTTGGGTTGTCAGGATTAGGACAGAGGCCAAAAGAAGTGCATTACAACAGAACTCTTCACACACCCTTGGGTGACATCCCTTCACATGAATACAGATTAGACTCCGTACAAATGTTGTCAAGTGCAAAATTGTACGGCTAAAGATCTGTTTGCCCCTATAAACCCGTCTGTAGGGGAATGTTGCTGCGTAAAGACTCTTTGTCCCATGCAGAGTAAATATTTCCTCTCCTGCTGTACTAATATCAAGGGTGTCTCGAGAAAAAAACGTATGCTCAAAAAGGTTGTGTATAAAAAGCATACACAGTTTTATTAAGGAGTGTAAAACATGTCAGTCGACTTTGAAGATTAAAGATGATCACTAAATATAATCTGATgttatttctgtgtttctccTTTAGATTAAGCCTGATGCCACGTGCGGCTGTGAAAATCAACTCATGAAAAACATCATCTCATGCAGTATTTTTCAATGGCTGGATAAGTGTCACATGCTCAACTGAGCGATGCTGTGCATCTTACTTTCCCAAGATGGCCAAATGTGAGCTAATCGAACTACAGGACTTGACTCCAGATGACCGTATTGAGTTAGCGCCCCCTACTGGTCTTCCTCCCATTTCGGGGCACACTCTGGAGAGATGGGGCACGGAGAAGGCGGTACGTATGGTGGGGGAGCGAGTGCACTTGGAAGACCCCGATTGGTTGACGGGTACACCCGGACGGGGACACGACTTCCAACCAAGCAGTCAGACGCAGCTCAGCTGGTGCGACCTCTGCGGGGAGTTCATATGGGGCCTGTACAAACAGAGCCTTTGCTGCACACGTGAGTCTCAACTGTGTGTATTGACACATAAGTTATAACTGTGACCGATATACGGAAACCAGCGTTTCCACATGCATGACGTATGTCCTACACTgtgtaaagtgtttgaaaaaGGATGTTTATACAGGCTGATGGAGCGtttacaatgtgtgtgtgtttatttttatgttggaTTGTGTTTGGGCGTGTTGTAAATATTGTTGAGGAGAATTTTAAATTGCGtcacaaatcaataaacaaCAGCATTAGTTTATTTATGGAAAATGATTCACTGTCCAATTGAGTcgtgtggttcaaaacctgtatatgactctttctaaagaagatattttaagaaatgtctcaatggtagtcaatgggggtcagtgttgtttggttaccaacattcttcgaaatatcttcttttgtgttttgcagaagaaagaaaatcacacaggtttaaaatgacatgaggctgattaaatgataacagaagtgtgcatttttgggtaaaccaaAAGGCACTGAGAAGAACTTTCAATACTCCTAGGAACAAAAGTGAGGATATGAAACCTCATGGTTTTGGTTTTGTCTCATCAGATTGTCAATACACCTGTCACTACCGCTGTCAACCCTTCATTCGACTGGACTGCAccttgacctctgacctcatcTGCGACCAATCAAACTACTGCGAGGACACCATTGAGACGGACACGAATGTGGTGAGAAAACGAtcacagtgtttgtttgtgtgtgtttgtgatgttacAGAGTCATACATTTCTTAaaccaaatgtgtgtgtgtctctgtgtgtattATGTGTGCGCATATATTAAAGTTAAatcttaattattttttacGCCCTGTCGTCTGTTGCTGGGGGAAGTTTTGTAATTTAGCACTCCATATGTCACCATGGCTCATTTTATTGCCGGCCTCCACACGCTGTGCCACGAGCAATTTACGACAGCGCCGGTGGAGGAGAGGTTGCCTAGCAACTGCACTTACAAAGCATCTGCTGGCTTTTTAACATGTAAACAATAAGTACATGTGCGCTGTAGACTTAACGGTTTAATATCAGTACttttttttctagatttttaaagatattttaaacttataagaGACATGATTTAATTctcgtgtttgtgttgtgtatatttgatttatatgGAATAATTCAGGGCAATAATCACAGTGACACTCTTTGTCTACACACAGATTCTCTATTGATTTTATGTAAGCGAGTCTTTCTTGAGTAATCATGTGAAAGTGATACGGGAGGGAGGGGATGACAGCTGGGTGAATTAACTAATCAGCTCTGAAAGTCAATGGTGCTTCACAATGAACCTTTTACCTAATAACAAATgtgcaaattattttaaaatctcattTGGCTCGTTCTCTACTTGTAATCCTTTTGAATACAAGCAACACTTTACCCAGCTGCACACTTTACAGAGGCAGTGAGCCTTACGAGCCCCTAATTCTATTTTAGGCACCGtggttgatgtgtgtgttttagtatTTTTCGTAGATAATTGATGATCTGTTTTGAGTCTGTGACGTGTTAGTGTGCGTGTCAATGCCTgtgaattgtttttaaacatgatgttatataacatgaataaaatgttacaatgaataaaaataataacaacattaataattaaaataacaataataaatacttcaataattactgtatatctttttttattattttctgtattttaattatttgtcgTATTTTATCCTTTTATGTCATTTTCTGAAAagcaatttattataaaacaatagtCAAATGATACAGTGTCAGTTAATCAAAattaacaataacaacattaataataataataataataataacattaagaataataaatacttcaataaTTACTGAATAacttttttgtaatatattttatactttaattatttgtcatattttacccttgcattttttaaaaagcgATCTATTATAAAACaggaataaaatgttaaaaataataataatatattgaataatattattttgaacGTTTTAATTCGTTGTCATAATTTATGCccaaagtaaaaaattattataaaacaaaaataaatcttaaaatggataacaacatcaacacattataataataattatagtttaattttatttttaactattttaatgtcatattttattccAAAAGCGTTTATAAAAAGCAATCTATATGCCAATTTCATTAGGGAGGGGGAGAGGTCCGTTTTGAATGGAGGGAGGAGCCTCGCAGTAACTTCAATTCAGGGGGCGGAGTAAACGGAAGGGTGGGGTTTCAAGTCACGCCTAACGGTTACATCCTGATTGCACGAGGTCGGTCAGACAAGCCACATCATCCACATCATCAACAGCCTCAGACACATCCGCCCGATTTGTTCCCGGTGTGATATTCTTTCGGCGCGATAATGACGGACTGCGAGTGGTTCGACATGACGTGGGGCAGCGGCGCGAGCAGCGGATACTGCAGCCAGAGCGACTCCGAGCACGAGTTCGAGCAGTTCTACACCGCGCGCACGTCACTCAGAAAGACCAAAAAACGCAAAGATAAAGTAAGACAAGTGTTGATATATTAGCAAAACTCATTCTGAAGTATGTTAAGTTGAGTTGTGTTGTAGTTTGGAGGGACTCTGGCGTTCTTTGTACGAGATTAACGAGAGAAGTACAATTAACGGAAATCGAGTGTTACTTTCGGTTCGGGTTTCGAAAAGCGCGTGCGCGTAACTGCGCATGCGCGAGTTTTCAAACGACGCATTTCCATTTCTAAGATTcagaaataatatttgtattttttacagttttaaatatttgtttcatgAATTCAACAATGATTTGCAGTTTTTATTCAAGTTTGTATTAGAGTTAATTAAACAGACCGGTGTaggaagtgtgtttgtgtggggggtaatgggggggggggggggggctatGAATGACAGTGATGAGGTCATGCTGAGCATCATTTAGTCTGATTAACCGAGCAAAGGAGCCCTACAGCCTTGTTATGGTGTATTCTAAGTATACACTTTCCGTATACTTAGAAAACTGTATCTATATTACgtgtattgaataaataaacagataatgtagttaataaaatgttttaagtgttcaaCTCTAGTAGTCTTTAGAGCGCTACTCACAATACATATTGTTTCAGGGCAGCTTCACAGAGAATAGTGTTTTACAACTCCATCCCCCAATCCCCCCCACCCCCAGTTAGTAAGACAATGACAATAATGCAAGCAATTCCCAAAATGTGCAAGAAGATCGGGAAGAAGCTTTAAGAAGAACCATGGCAATTGGGGGGTGAAACTTTTCAGCACATTTTGAAGTTAATATAAATCTTGTATCGGTCGTGAGGGTGACGATACTTCTGAGAAATTCCAAAGCCTGCATCTTAGTGTGCGTGTATGAGTGTGTTtgaaacattgtgtgtgtgtgtgttcccagTTCCTGTCTGTTTTTTATGAGGGAAGGTTTCCTGTGGCCTCTGTCTGGATGAGCTGAGGTTAAAGGCATCCAGCTGTAACTAAAAGTGTATCTGAAGATTCTTGCTGCGGTTGAAATCCTGTACTTGGCAACTAGCTGTTACTATTATTAAAAGTAActtaacaataacaaaatcagCTTGTTAAGTACtgggttcacccaaaaatgtaaattctgtcatcttttactcgcCCTAAAGTAATTTCTtgcctgtataaattactttgttctgttgaacacggagaaagatatttggaagaatgtttttggaagaaagtttcacttctgggacatcattgactaccatagttggataaataaaatggtagtcaaaggtgccccacaactgtttgttttcctaaattcctcaaaatattgtaattttgtgttcaatagaccaaataaatgtatataggtttTAAACAAGTGAGAGTAAATTATGACTTCTTCTTTAGAATCACCCCATTTGAGTCTCTAAACAAGGTTTATTGTGACCCCCTAGTGGTCATATGTTGTATAACACACATCTCTCTGTCCTACAGGATGAACAAGTGGACTGGAGGAAGCAGGAACTCTCCAGCAGCGAAATACAGCAGAAGGTGAAGGAATACAACGCTCAGGTCAACAGTAACCTCTTCATGGTTTTGGTAAGTAtcagtttaaaatataaattttttgtgggtgttttttttaatgtgttttaatattttgctgtttttttttcagaaccGTGATAGTTCGTACACTGGCTTTATTAAGGTCCAGTTTAAGCTGGCCCGGCCCGTGTCCGTCCCGCCCCCACGGAGCGTATCCTCGTCTTCTCAGGACGGCGGCTGTCGGGAGGACAAAGCACTGAAGCATCGCACATCGTTTTACCTGCCCAGAGATACAGTCAAACACCTGCACATCAGCTCCAAAACCAGGGCCAGAGACGTGATAGAAGCCCTGCTGAAGAAGTTCACCGTGGTGGACAACCCGGCCAAGTACTCGCTGTTTGAACGCAGCGAGCGACAAAATCAAGGTGTGATGTTTTAACATTTGTCtatttttatggacgtttttgtgtgttattccatattttttacaaatgatttcTTGAATACGTTTGTAGTGTATCTGAGGAAGCTATCAGATGATGCAAAACCACTTTTTCTGCGTCTGTGCGCCGGACCCAACGAGAAAGCCCTCAGTCTGGTTCTTAAAGAGAATGAAACGGGGGAAGTTAATGTAAGTTTAAAACATGCTGATGGCAAACAAATCCgaagttattgattcttttctGCACGATCGTGTTGACATTCTTGTCCCTTCTTGCAGTGGGACGCATTCAGCTTTCCCGAACTGCAGAACTTCCTGCGCATACTgcagagagaggaagaggactACGTGCGGCAGATTGTGAAGCGCTACGCTCTGGCGCGAGAAAAGATGAAAGACGCCATGAAGAACCTTGGCACGCCGGGCTGAAACGTACATGGCCTGCTGTTCTTACCTTGAAAAAGGAAACATACATGCTCATCCTAGAGCGGTTTGAGTACAAAGAGTGTGTGAAGTACCCCTCAGTCCACTGGGACATGACAGGGCTGGGAAATGCAGTGCGAGTGTGACTGTTGTGCGTATGAGGATCGTATGCAGACTTTACACTGAAAGAAATACTGGTGTCGTAGCTGGACTCAGTGGAATGGCTGCTGTGGTGGAGTGACGTCTTTACTGTTTGATAGTGGTGAATGAAACAATGCAGAGTTCTCTTACAGAGTATTTTGAGAGGAATATAaatgaagtattttattgtattaaatgatTGAGTCGACAGTATAAGATGTAGTGACAATTATAGTATATAATTCATGTCATCAGAAATGTAATATCATTGTATACA
Coding sequences within:
- the rassf1 gene encoding ras association domain-containing protein 1 isoform X2, whose translation is MTDCEWFDMTWGSGASSGYCSQSDSEHEFEQFYTARTSLRKTKKRKDKDEQVDWRKQELSSSEIQQKVKEYNAQVNSNLFMVLNRDSSYTGFIKVQFKLARPVSVPPPRSVSSSSQDGGCREDKALKHRTSFYLPRDTVKHLHISSKTRARDVIEALLKKFTVVDNPAKYSLFERSERQNQVYLRKLSDDAKPLFLRLCAGPNEKALSLVLKENETGEVNWDAFSFPELQNFLRILQREEEDYVRQIVKRYALAREKMKDAMKNLGTPG
- the rassf1 gene encoding ras association domain-containing protein 1 isoform X1; the encoded protein is MAKCELIELQDLTPDDRIELAPPTGLPPISGHTLERWGTEKAVRMVGERVHLEDPDWLTGTPGRGHDFQPSSQTQLSWCDLCGEFIWGLYKQSLCCTHCQYTCHYRCQPFIRLDCTLTSDLICDQSNYCEDTIETDTNVDEQVDWRKQELSSSEIQQKVKEYNAQVNSNLFMVLNRDSSYTGFIKVQFKLARPVSVPPPRSVSSSSQDGGCREDKALKHRTSFYLPRDTVKHLHISSKTRARDVIEALLKKFTVVDNPAKYSLFERSERQNQVYLRKLSDDAKPLFLRLCAGPNEKALSLVLKENETGEVNWDAFSFPELQNFLRILQREEEDYVRQIVKRYALAREKMKDAMKNLGTPG
- the LOC130429534 gene encoding transmembrane reductase CYB561D2, whose protein sequence is MSSRHESEPKLYYYSRTLCGICTHVTCAVFTGFITVLSKPGSSLFSWHPFLMTLAFSFFMTEAILLFNPHSSPVGKLKHKTKGRLHWILQCLCVFCAIVGLIAIAYNKNLNEKPHFTSWHGLIGLVTVIVVVLQSLGALSLLYPKLAKGWSLAKLKRYHATSGLLTYLLGSISLFLGLCSAWFSSNVSGYVWYLAALCPILCALVIMSQVTNAYMAKKRQQY